AGCGCGCGCTACCTCGCCTACGAGCTCGGTCCACAGCACATCCGCGTGCATGCGATCTCGCCGGGGCCGCTGCTGACCCGGGCCGGCGCCGGCCTGAAGGACTTCGACCGCATGCTGGCCGAGGCGGCCCAGCGCGCGCCGCTCGGCGAGCTGGTGGACATCATGGACGTCGGCTATACCTGCGCCTTCCTGGCCACGCCGCTGGCGCGCCGGCTGTCCGGCGAGACGCTGTATATCGACGGCGGCGTCAACATCATGGCATAGGAGGAGCATCACCATGGCCAGTCTGTTGATCGGCAATGTGGACAGCAGCGCCTCGGACCAGGACATCCGCGACCTGCTGGCGCGCTACGGCTTTCCGCCCTGCGACTCGATCGAGCACATGCCCGGCGACGGCAGCCGGCCGGCGGTGCTGCTGCGCTACGGCGGCGCGCCGGCGGAGGCGCTGCGCAGCCTGCAGCCGCGCCTGCAGGACCTGTTCTGGAAGAACCGCAAGATCCAGGTGTCGGTGGTGGACCAGCGCTACGACGAGGGAGCGGCCCAGGGATGAACGTTGCGATGAAGCTGGCGCAGCTGCTGAACCGGTGGCGGCCGGGCAGGGATACGAACGGCGGGGATCCGGCCGGCGAACCGGACCGGGTCCGCGTCGCCGAGGCGGTCGAACGCATCATCGCGCTCAGCCCGCACCTGCGCATGGCGCGCCGCTACGAAGCCCGGCTGGCGCCGGCGGTCACGACCACGCTGCGCTACGTGGGCGGCATCGTCGCCGCGATCCCGCCGGCGCGCGAGGCGAGCGCCGCCGCCTGGTCGCTCGACCCCTACATCCACGCCTTCTTCGGCAGCGCCGACGAGGTCGCGCCGGTGCTGTCGCGCTCACGCGACCTGCGTACCTTCTTCGAGCAGAACCCGGGGCAGCGCGAAGCCTGGGCCGTGCTCGGGATGGCGATGCTCGAAAAGCGCGTGCTCGGCACGACGCTGGAAGGGGAGACCATGCGCCGCGAGGAGATCCAGGAAACGATCGGCTTCAGCGACCACCAGGTGCGCATGTGCGGGCGCACCGAACCGGAGCTGCGCGAAGAGATCGTGCGCCGCCTGGTCGTGCAGCTCGGGCTGCAGGGCATCGCGCGCTATGCAGCGCAGCAGACCCGGCGCGGCCTGCTCGAGAGCGAACGGGCGCTGCTGCATACGCGCCTGCAGCTGCTGGAGCGCAAGGGCATCGGGATGGGCGCGATAATCGGCGGCGACGCGCAGGCGGCCGGCACCGAGGAACTGGCGCGGCTGCAGGAAGCGATCAACGAGAACGAGAGCGCGATCGAGCGGCTGGGGCTGCGTTCGGAGGCGCTGGACCGCGAGCTGGCCGAGGTGTGCGCGGTGCTGGCCGATCCGGCCGCCCACCTGTTCGTGCATACCCGCCGCTGCGTGCTGAACAGGATGAACGTGGTGCAGCCGCCGGACAGCCGGGCGGCCGGCGACGAGGTGGTGTTCGAGGTGGCCCGGGTCCCGACCGTGCCGCCGGAGGCGCGCGCCTTCACGCTGGTGCGATTCGCGCGCGCCGACCTGTGCTCGGCCACCGCCCTGCTGGACGATGCGGCGCGCTTGTTGGGTTAGGAGGACATCATGGCCGGCTTCAAGGAAATTCGTACCAAGATCAAAAGCGTCGAGAGCACGCGCAAGATCACCAAGGCGATGGAAATGGTGGCGGTATCGAAGATGCGCAAGGCGCAGGACAGGATGCGCGCCTCGCGCCCCTACGCCGAGCGGGTGCGCAATATCGCGGGCCACCTGGCGGAAGCCAACCCGGACTACACCCACCCCTTCCTGGTCCGGCATGAAGCCCTGCGGCGCGCGGGCCTGATCGTGGTCACTACCGACAAGGGCCTGTGCGGCGGCATGAACGTCAACGTGCTGCGCCTGGTGACCAACCGCATGCGCCAGTACGCGGACCAGCGCGTCGCGGTGGACGTGGTGGCGGTGGGCGGCAAGGGCTTCGGCTTCCTCAACCGCTTCGGCGCGCACGTCGTCTCGCAGGTGGTGCAGCTGGGCGACGTGCCGCACCTGGAGCGCCTGATCGGGCCGGTCAAGGTACTGACCGACGCCTACCAGCAGGGCGAGCTCGACGAGATCAGGATGTGCTATACCCGCTTCGTCAACACCATGGCCCAGGAGCCGGCGGAGGAAGTCCTGATCCCGATGGGGAGCGAAGCGCTGCGCCCGGACAGTGCGCTGCGCCTGGACTACATCACCGAACCGGACGCCCAGACCGTCATCGACGAGCTGGTCGGGCACTATGTCGAGGCGCTGATCTACCGCGCCGTGGCCGAGAACATGGCCTCCGAACAGGCGGCGCGGCGGATGGCCATGAAGGCCGCCACCGACAATGCCGGCAATGTGATCGGCGAGCTGACGCTCAAGTACAACAAGTCGCGCCAGGCCTCGATCACGCAGGAGATCACCGAGATCGTCTCCGGCGCGGCCGCCGTTTGAACATCGCGAGGATGAAATGGCAGACGTGAAGACATTGAAGGTCGAGGTGGTCTCGCCCGAGGAAGAGATCTTTTCGGGCCTGGCCGAGTTCGTGGCGCTGCCGGGCGAGGTCGGCGAGCTCGGGATCTTTCCGCAGCATACGCCGCTGCTGACGCGGATCCGGCCCGGCGCGGTGCGCATCAAGCTGGCCGGGCGCAACGAGGAAGAACTGGTGTTCGTCGCCGGCGGCATCGTCGACGTGCACCCGGATGCGGTGACCGTGCTGGCCGATACCGCGATCCGTGGCCGCGACCTGGACGAGGCCAGGGCCATCGACGCCAGGAAGCGTGCCCAGGAAGCGCTGGCCAACAGCACCGCCCAGTTCGACCATGCCAAGGCCCAGGCCGAGCTGGCGGTGGCGATCGCGCAGTTGCAGGCCATCACCCGCCTGCGCGAACGGAAGTAGGGTGCGCCACTTTACGTTCATCCAGGGGAGGTACGAAATGATCACCGTCGTCGGCATCTTCGACAAGTTCGGGCCGGCGCAGAGCGCCAAGAATGAATTGCTGGTCGCCGGTTTCTCGTGGCGGCAGGTGCAGCTCAATCCCGACCACGAGCTTGCGCCCAGGACGCATGCGCCGAACCCGCAGCCGGGCGACCAGTCGGTC
This window of the Massilia sp. WG5 genome carries:
- the atpG gene encoding F0F1 ATP synthase subunit gamma gives rise to the protein MAGFKEIRTKIKSVESTRKITKAMEMVAVSKMRKAQDRMRASRPYAERVRNIAGHLAEANPDYTHPFLVRHEALRRAGLIVVTTDKGLCGGMNVNVLRLVTNRMRQYADQRVAVDVVAVGGKGFGFLNRFGAHVVSQVVQLGDVPHLERLIGPVKVLTDAYQQGELDEIRMCYTRFVNTMAQEPAEEVLIPMGSEALRPDSALRLDYITEPDAQTVIDELVGHYVEALIYRAVAENMASEQAARRMAMKAATDNAGNVIGELTLKYNKSRQASITQEITEIVSGAAAV
- a CDS encoding F0F1 ATP synthase subunit epsilon is translated as MKTLKVEVVSPEEEIFSGLAEFVALPGEVGELGIFPQHTPLLTRIRPGAVRIKLAGRNEEELVFVAGGIVDVHPDAVTVLADTAIRGRDLDEARAIDARKRAQEALANSTAQFDHAKAQAELAVAIAQLQAITRLRERK